In Meiothermus ruber DSM 1279, the following proteins share a genomic window:
- a CDS encoding nucleotidyltransferase family protein — MTKLPLTRDAILTELRRLKPELARRYGVNRLALFGSFAQGEAQPGSDIDVVVELSEPDLFALVHIKEELESGFRRPVDVIPYSAFMNGFLKARIERGAIYV, encoded by the coding sequence ATGACCAAACTGCCACTAACCCGCGATGCCATCCTCACCGAACTACGCAGGCTCAAACCAGAGCTTGCCCGCCGCTACGGGGTGAACCGCCTCGCGCTGTTTGGTTCTTTCGCTCAGGGTGAGGCGCAGCCTGGCAGCGATATTGATGTTGTTGTCGAGTTAAGCGAACCAGATCTCTTTGCGCTGGTGCATATCAAGGAGGAGCTGGAGTCCGGGTTCCGGCGTCCTGTTGATGTAATTCCCTACTCCGCCTTCATGAACGGCTTCCTAAAAGCACGCATCGAGCGCGGGGCCATTTATGTCTGA
- a CDS encoding DUF5615 family PIN-like protein, whose product MKILLDMNLTPRWVGFLRERGHQAVRWSEVGLASADDLEVLRFAAAQGYLLLTHDLDFGDLLAYSRKASPSVVILREVDLRPEASGERLLQVLAAAAEALKAGAIVVVDSRRVRVRPLPLG is encoded by the coding sequence TTGAAGATTCTACTGGACATGAACCTCACCCCTCGCTGGGTGGGTTTTTTGCGTGAACGGGGCCACCAGGCCGTGCGATGGTCGGAAGTGGGGCTAGCTAGCGCAGACGACCTCGAGGTGTTGCGCTTCGCTGCCGCCCAAGGGTACTTGCTCTTAACCCACGACCTCGACTTTGGCGACCTGCTGGCGTATAGCCGTAAGGCGAGCCCAAGCGTGGTGATTCTGCGGGAAGTGGACTTGCGGCCCGAGGCTAGCGGAGAGCGCCTGCTGCAAGTGCTGGCGGCTGCAGCAGAGGCGCTCAAGGCTGGGGCCATCGTAGTGGTGGACTCCCGTCGGGTTCGCGTGCGCCCATTGCCTTTGGGATAG
- a CDS encoding Eco57I restriction-modification methylase domain-containing protein: protein MKNAVSTHVKTVGGLLPSELLQRVAALDRGLGGLEADDYHLVGERIPEAISRSWGRMLAVWASFRAAGTGLPAGEAATSLTREKLLLPLFAELGYGRLPLARGLEVAGKPYPISHLWNGVPIHLVGVGVDLDRRTPGAVGAARQSPHGLVQEYLNRSEALWGFVSNGLKLRLLRDNAALTRQAYVEFDLEAIFEAEAYPDFALLWLLAHESRVYSEGKPPSECWLERWQQQGAEQGKRALERLREGVRAALLHLGEGFLAHPANAALREALREGRLTPQGYYRELLRLVYRLLFLFVAEDREVLLDPEAPPEARRTYLEHYSTARLRQIAQRVRGTRHPDLYHLHKRVAGWLAEGGAPQLALKPLNSLLFDPAATPHLSQAELANQSFLEAIRSLAFTQDDAVLRPVDYKNLGAEELGSVYEQLLELVPEVDVAAAHFALQNRSGNERKTTGSYYTPDALVQVVLDEALEPRLAEALKTPDPERALLSLRVVDPAVGSGHFLIAAAHRMARALARIRSGEDEPSPEAQRSALRDVIRHCLYGVDVNEMSAELCKVALWMEMAEPGKPLGFLDHHIKVGNSLLGAPPNFYELGIPSEAHKRADLPEAARALSRTLGKKKLEAWRNQSHPPLFKEPLKVPPLDTPEDALEQVRSKAQAYRAWRESETVRRYEFLADYWTAAWFARPAAGQKVPDMDGLTALAEGQFSRLGVEEQRRKSGLAGPVDEARSKYRFFHWWLEFAEVFFDPETGQLKPGGGFDVVLGNPPWERVKLQEKEFFAGRHEEIAQAENAAKRKRLIEGLQKSDPSLYAAFQEALNAAENVSNFLRTSGRYPLTGGGDVNTYQVFAELGRALMGQQGRAGLIVPTGIATDDSNKDFFADLVAQGQLAALLDFENREGIFPGVHRSYKFSVLAMRGRASRTGEPARLSFFATNVAHLGDPERVFSLTPEDFALLNPNTRTCPVFRTRADAELTKKIYQRVPVLWREEPEENPWGIKFLAMFHMSNDSSLFKGRGELEREGFVLQGNRFVRGEETYLPLYEAKLIWHFDHRFATYDGADTRDMTPAEHASPEALPLPRYWVPAAEVEERLVQRNRDGNVVWEWKRGWLLGFRDVTNATNERTAIFSLMPRVGVGNNCPLAFPEASAHKVAALLGNLDSPVFDFPTRQKIAGTHMNFFLVKQLPVLPPSAYHPQDLHFIVPRVLELTYTAWDLAPFAQDVWEESGPELRGLLRAQWEANGGHPDNPPGWVEGAYPFPPFRWDEERRARLRAELDAYYARLYGLSREELCYILEPQSVKGLHFPSETFRVLRDKEMKTYGEYRTMRLVLEAWDRLSLGSGG from the coding sequence ATGAAGAACGCCGTTTCTACCCACGTCAAAACCGTCGGCGGCCTGCTGCCCTCCGAGCTGTTGCAGCGGGTGGCAGCCCTGGACAGGGGGCTGGGGGGCCTCGAGGCCGACGACTACCACCTGGTGGGCGAGCGCATCCCCGAGGCCATCAGCCGCAGTTGGGGCCGGATGCTGGCGGTGTGGGCCAGCTTCCGGGCCGCCGGGACGGGCCTGCCCGCGGGTGAGGCCGCCACCAGCCTGACCCGCGAGAAGCTGCTGCTGCCGCTGTTTGCCGAGCTGGGCTATGGCCGCCTGCCCCTGGCGCGGGGCCTCGAGGTGGCGGGGAAGCCCTACCCCATCTCCCACCTGTGGAACGGGGTGCCCATCCACCTGGTGGGCGTGGGCGTGGACCTCGACCGGCGCACCCCCGGCGCGGTGGGGGCCGCCCGCCAGAGCCCCCACGGGCTGGTGCAGGAGTACCTCAACCGCTCCGAGGCCCTGTGGGGCTTCGTCTCCAACGGCCTCAAGCTGCGCCTGCTGCGCGACAACGCCGCCCTCACCCGGCAGGCCTACGTGGAGTTCGATCTCGAGGCCATCTTCGAGGCCGAGGCCTACCCCGACTTCGCCCTGTTGTGGCTGCTGGCCCACGAGTCGCGGGTCTATAGCGAGGGAAAACCGCCTTCGGAGTGCTGGCTCGAGCGCTGGCAGCAGCAGGGGGCCGAGCAGGGCAAGCGGGCCCTGGAGCGCCTGCGCGAGGGGGTGCGCGCGGCCCTGCTGCACCTGGGCGAGGGCTTCCTGGCCCACCCCGCCAACGCCGCGCTCAGGGAGGCCCTGCGGGAGGGCCGCCTCACCCCGCAGGGCTACTACCGCGAGCTTCTGCGCCTGGTCTACCGGCTATTGTTCCTGTTTGTGGCCGAAGACCGCGAGGTGCTGCTCGACCCCGAGGCCCCCCCGGAGGCCCGCCGCACCTACCTCGAGCACTACTCCACCGCCCGCCTGCGCCAGATCGCCCAGCGGGTTCGGGGCACCCGCCACCCCGACCTCTACCACCTGCACAAGCGGGTGGCGGGCTGGCTGGCCGAGGGGGGCGCGCCCCAACTCGCGCTCAAGCCGCTCAACTCCCTGCTCTTCGACCCGGCGGCCACCCCCCACCTCTCACAGGCCGAGCTTGCCAACCAGAGCTTCCTCGAGGCCATCCGCTCGCTGGCCTTCACCCAGGACGACGCGGTGCTGCGCCCGGTGGACTACAAGAACCTGGGGGCCGAGGAGCTGGGCAGCGTCTACGAGCAACTGCTGGAGCTGGTGCCGGAGGTGGACGTGGCCGCGGCCCACTTCGCCCTGCAAAACCGCTCCGGCAACGAGCGCAAGACCACCGGCAGCTACTACACCCCCGACGCCCTGGTGCAGGTGGTGCTGGACGAGGCCCTGGAGCCCCGCCTGGCGGAGGCCCTGAAGACACCCGACCCCGAGCGGGCCCTGCTCTCGCTCAGGGTGGTGGATCCTGCGGTGGGCTCGGGCCACTTCCTGATCGCCGCCGCCCACCGCATGGCCCGCGCCCTGGCTAGGATTCGTTCTGGCGAGGACGAGCCCAGCCCCGAGGCCCAGCGCAGCGCCCTGCGCGACGTGATCCGCCACTGCCTGTATGGGGTGGACGTCAACGAGATGTCCGCCGAGCTGTGCAAGGTGGCCCTCTGGATGGAGATGGCCGAGCCCGGCAAGCCGCTGGGCTTCCTGGATCACCACATCAAGGTGGGCAACTCGCTTTTGGGCGCGCCCCCCAACTTCTACGAGCTGGGCATCCCCAGCGAGGCCCACAAGCGCGCCGACCTGCCGGAGGCTGCAAGGGCCCTCTCCAGAACCCTGGGCAAGAAGAAGCTCGAGGCCTGGCGCAATCAAAGCCACCCCCCGCTCTTCAAGGAGCCCCTCAAGGTTCCGCCCCTCGACACCCCGGAGGACGCCCTCGAGCAGGTGCGCTCCAAGGCCCAGGCCTACCGGGCGTGGCGCGAGAGCGAGACCGTGCGCAGGTACGAGTTTCTGGCCGACTACTGGACCGCAGCCTGGTTCGCCCGCCCAGCGGCCGGGCAGAAAGTGCCGGACATGGACGGCCTCACCGCCCTGGCCGAGGGGCAGTTCAGCCGCCTGGGGGTCGAGGAGCAGCGCCGGAAAAGCGGGCTGGCCGGGCCTGTGGACGAGGCCAGGAGCAAGTACCGCTTCTTCCACTGGTGGCTCGAGTTCGCCGAGGTCTTCTTCGACCCCGAGACCGGCCAGCTAAAGCCCGGGGGCGGCTTCGATGTGGTGCTGGGGAACCCGCCGTGGGAGCGGGTCAAGCTCCAGGAGAAGGAGTTTTTTGCGGGCCGCCACGAGGAAATCGCCCAGGCCGAGAACGCCGCCAAGCGCAAGCGGCTCATCGAAGGGCTACAGAAGAGCGATCCCTCGCTCTACGCAGCCTTTCAGGAAGCCCTGAACGCCGCCGAAAACGTTAGCAACTTCCTGCGCACCTCCGGGCGCTACCCCCTCACGGGCGGGGGTGACGTCAACACCTACCAGGTTTTCGCCGAGCTGGGCCGCGCGCTGATGGGCCAGCAGGGCCGCGCGGGCCTGATTGTGCCCACCGGCATCGCCACCGACGACTCCAACAAGGACTTCTTCGCCGACTTGGTGGCGCAGGGGCAGCTGGCCGCGCTGCTGGACTTCGAGAACCGGGAAGGCATTTTCCCCGGTGTGCACCGCTCGTACAAGTTCAGCGTCCTGGCAATGCGGGGCCGGGCGTCCCGCACCGGCGAGCCCGCCAGGCTCAGCTTCTTCGCCACCAACGTGGCCCACCTTGGCGACCCCGAGCGGGTCTTCAGCCTCACCCCGGAAGACTTCGCCCTGCTGAACCCCAACACCCGCACCTGCCCGGTCTTCCGCACCCGCGCCGACGCCGAGCTGACCAAAAAGATTTACCAGCGGGTGCCGGTGCTGTGGAGGGAAGAACCGGAGGAGAACCCCTGGGGCATCAAGTTTCTGGCGATGTTTCATATGTCCAACGACTCGAGCCTCTTCAAAGGGCGGGGGGAGCTCGAGCGCGAGGGTTTCGTGCTGCAGGGCAACCGCTTTGTGCGGGGAGAAGAAACCTACCTGCCCCTCTACGAGGCCAAGCTCATCTGGCACTTCGACCACCGCTTTGCCACCTACGACGGGGCCGACACCCGCGACATGACCCCCGCCGAGCACGCCAGCCCCGAGGCCCTGCCCCTGCCGCGCTACTGGGTGCCCGCAGCAGAGGTGGAGGAGCGCCTGGTGCAGCGAAACCGGGATGGGAATGTGGTGTGGGAGTGGAAGCGGGGGTGGCTGCTGGGCTTTCGGGACGTTACCAACGCGACCAATGAGCGCACGGCGATTTTCTCGCTGATGCCGAGGGTGGGGGTGGGGAACAACTGCCCACTTGCATTCCCCGAAGCCTCTGCACATAAGGTTGCTGCTTTGTTGGGAAATCTTGATAGTCCAGTATTCGACTTCCCCACTCGTCAGAAGATTGCTGGAACTCACATGAATTTCTTTCTGGTCAAACAGCTTCCGGTTCTACCCCCATCCGCCTACCACCCCCAAGACCTTCACTTCATCGTCCCCCGCGTCCTCGAGCTTACCTACACCGCCTGGGATCTGGCCCCCTTTGCGCAGGACGTTTGGGAGGAGTCGGGGCCGGAGCTACGGGGGCTGTTGCGCGCGCAGTGGGAGGCCAACGGCGGCCATCCCGATAACCCGCCCGGGTGGGTCGAAGGCGCCTACCCCTTCCCGCCCTTCCGCTGGGACGAAGAGCGCCGCGCCCGGCTGCGGGCCGAGCTGGATGCCTACTACGCCAGGCTCTACGGCCTTTCCCGCGAGGAGCTGTGCTACATCCTCGAGCCCCAGAGCGTGAAGGGGCTGCACTTCCCCAGCGAGACCTTCCGGGTGCTCCGGGACAAGGAAATGAAAACCTACGGCGAGTACCGCACCATGCGGCTGGTGCTGGAAGCCTGGGATCGGCTGTCGCTTGGCAGCGGGGGGTAG
- a CDS encoding DUF433 domain-containing protein gives MRLSERITFNPLVMGGRPCIRGTRITVGTILNQLRFQTPAEILRDYPELESEDIDAALEYAVFLAEEREVAV, from the coding sequence ATGAGGCTGTCTGAGCGCATTACCTTCAACCCGCTGGTCATGGGCGGGCGGCCCTGCATTCGGGGAACGCGCATCACCGTGGGCACCATCCTCAACCAGCTCCGCTTCCAGACCCCGGCAGAGATTCTGCGCGACTACCCCGAGCTCGAGTCAGAGGATATCGACGCCGCGCTGGAGTACGCGGTTTTTCTGGCCGAGGAGCGCGAGGTTGCGGTTTGA
- a CDS encoding tubulin-like doman-containing protein: METKKLKRTVLIGLGGTGKWALLHAKKKLLEAFGEEPPLVKFLLIDTTAANNDHLLTADGKKARLQASEILHIEARGASLLPKVHDEIREWFPPKADLKANILAGAGQIRALGRLALFANASLVYENLRDLLALARDYKDERPSGERRYIYEPYTPHLTVAVVGSLAGGTGSGTFLDVAFLLRQLMKDEDQLFGYFLLPDIYTNRPGTQNVEANAYGALKELDHFMNFKENLSYTLGGRRIQVEKKPFDMVFLVNRQNRAGKTFNEVDDLTELLGLGLFLQAGPMGKEQADVFDNIAHQLNEQKGRYYGKTAHYASFGAAELRFELEKVLGEARKQATARAIQELLAENPPWEPAGLRQAIEEALGQSSPEPEDLPRVRGASSPEDNAQVIAELEAALNLLKNRARETARRAWEEVRLDPWPHLEKAFLDYPLGSLVRGMERLREELNKSKDDLRARAEESEQNLQESLDSLKKRFGASQPKGFRQLWNPSPPVPLLTSARVSDTLNLAWDLGVDQARAELAQELLRQLEATLERIKTLRLRLSNHTQAAPSAASAPALNWDRAPFTLTLPPPYLAQEAQAVQEGRVELSSLRQKGLRALLENTEEVLQSLRLEEVGLSDWLRGALQNGDETLKESIKRAFRELDHLAAPAWDYQDAWVSNPNLGYREMVSILGVGEKDGTHDPLEVSEDILNILAGNIHERSKLQKVSTGDGRRVLLYRIEASIPAFALRGVEAYREKYQALSKDRSFHLHRSWEEGLEDLFPLPDPGEAARIWTRARLLGIIREDKGEYSYEDTREVGGRRIALGSTPGEAFEAFAQDFFAFKEVEGQVVKKDRALRRERERLQAYLSKVQEALESREGLLQSRDSWMEKDLAMFEREKAALQALQEELQSYNPDSGKDTFPSL, from the coding sequence ATGGAAACGAAAAAGCTTAAACGAACGGTCCTTATCGGCCTGGGCGGCACGGGCAAGTGGGCCCTTCTCCACGCCAAGAAGAAGCTGCTCGAGGCGTTTGGCGAGGAGCCCCCTCTGGTCAAGTTTCTGCTCATCGACACCACTGCCGCCAACAACGATCACCTGCTCACCGCCGATGGCAAGAAGGCCCGCCTGCAGGCCAGCGAGATCCTCCACATCGAGGCCCGGGGGGCGAGTCTCCTGCCCAAGGTGCACGACGAGATCCGCGAGTGGTTCCCGCCCAAGGCCGACCTCAAGGCCAACATCCTGGCCGGGGCCGGGCAGATCCGGGCCCTGGGCCGCCTGGCCCTCTTCGCCAACGCCAGCCTGGTTTACGAGAACCTGCGCGACCTGCTGGCCCTGGCCCGCGACTACAAGGACGAGCGCCCCAGCGGGGAGCGCCGCTACATCTACGAGCCCTACACCCCCCACCTCACGGTGGCGGTGGTGGGCTCCCTGGCGGGGGGCACGGGCTCCGGTACCTTCCTGGACGTGGCCTTCCTCCTGCGCCAGCTCATGAAGGACGAGGACCAGCTCTTCGGCTACTTCCTCCTGCCCGATATCTACACCAACCGCCCGGGCACCCAGAACGTGGAGGCCAACGCCTACGGGGCCCTGAAGGAGCTGGATCACTTCATGAACTTCAAGGAGAACCTGAGCTACACCTTGGGTGGGCGGCGCATTCAGGTGGAAAAAAAGCCCTTCGATATGGTTTTTCTGGTCAACCGGCAGAACCGCGCCGGGAAAACCTTCAACGAGGTGGACGACCTGACCGAGCTGCTGGGTCTCGGGCTTTTCCTCCAGGCGGGCCCCATGGGCAAGGAGCAGGCCGATGTGTTCGACAACATCGCCCACCAGCTCAACGAGCAGAAGGGGCGCTACTACGGCAAGACCGCCCACTACGCCAGCTTTGGGGCGGCGGAGCTGCGCTTTGAGCTCGAGAAGGTGCTGGGGGAGGCGCGAAAGCAGGCCACGGCCAGGGCCATCCAGGAGCTCCTGGCCGAGAACCCCCCCTGGGAGCCCGCCGGACTCCGACAGGCCATCGAGGAGGCCCTGGGGCAGAGCTCCCCGGAGCCGGAGGATCTTCCCAGGGTGCGGGGCGCCTCGAGCCCGGAGGACAACGCGCAGGTTATAGCAGAGCTCGAGGCGGCCCTCAACCTCCTCAAGAACCGCGCCAGGGAGACCGCCCGGAGGGCCTGGGAAGAAGTCCGCCTCGACCCCTGGCCCCACCTGGAAAAGGCCTTCCTCGACTACCCCCTAGGAAGCCTGGTTCGGGGGATGGAGCGACTGAGGGAGGAGCTGAACAAAAGCAAAGATGACCTCAGGGCCAGAGCGGAGGAAAGCGAGCAAAACCTTCAGGAAAGCCTGGATTCGCTAAAGAAGCGGTTTGGCGCGTCCCAACCCAAGGGATTCCGCCAGCTCTGGAACCCGTCCCCACCCGTGCCCCTTCTTACCAGCGCCCGCGTCAGCGATACGCTGAATCTGGCCTGGGATCTGGGCGTTGACCAGGCCCGCGCGGAGCTGGCCCAGGAACTCCTGCGGCAGTTGGAAGCAACCCTCGAGCGCATCAAAACGCTGCGCCTGCGCCTGAGCAACCACACGCAGGCCGCTCCTTCCGCCGCCTCCGCCCCCGCCCTGAACTGGGATCGCGCCCCCTTCACCCTCACCCTGCCCCCGCCCTACCTGGCCCAGGAGGCCCAGGCCGTCCAGGAGGGGCGGGTGGAGCTTAGTTCCCTGAGGCAGAAAGGCCTCCGGGCCCTGCTGGAAAACACCGAGGAGGTTTTGCAGTCGCTGAGGCTGGAGGAGGTCGGCCTCTCGGACTGGCTGCGCGGGGCGCTGCAAAATGGGGACGAGACCCTGAAGGAGTCGATCAAGCGGGCTTTCCGCGAGCTGGATCACCTGGCAGCCCCCGCCTGGGACTACCAGGACGCCTGGGTTTCCAACCCCAACCTGGGCTACCGGGAGATGGTTTCCATCCTGGGGGTGGGGGAGAAGGACGGCACCCACGATCCCCTCGAGGTCTCCGAGGATATCCTGAATATCCTGGCAGGCAACATCCACGAGCGGAGCAAGCTCCAGAAGGTGTCCACCGGGGACGGGCGGCGGGTGCTGCTTTACCGCATCGAGGCCTCCATTCCAGCCTTCGCCCTGCGGGGCGTTGAGGCCTACCGGGAGAAGTACCAGGCCCTTTCCAAAGACCGTAGCTTCCACCTTCACCGCTCCTGGGAGGAGGGCCTCGAGGATCTCTTCCCCCTGCCCGACCCAGGGGAGGCCGCCCGGATATGGACCCGGGCCCGCCTGCTGGGCATCATCCGCGAGGACAAAGGGGAGTACAGCTACGAGGACACCCGCGAGGTGGGCGGACGACGCATCGCCCTGGGCAGCACGCCCGGGGAAGCCTTTGAGGCTTTTGCCCAAGACTTCTTCGCCTTTAAGGAGGTGGAGGGCCAGGTGGTGAAAAAGGATAGGGCCTTGCGGCGGGAGCGGGAGCGCCTGCAGGCGTACCTGAGCAAGGTGCAGGAAGCCCTGGAAAGCCGCGAGGGCCTGCTCCAGAGCCGCGACTCCTGGATGGAGAAAGACCTGGCGATGTTCGAGCGAGAAAAAGCGGCCCTGCAAGCGCTTCAGGAGGAACTCCAGAGCTACAACCCCGATAGCGGCAAAGACACCTTCCCCTCCCTCTAG
- a CDS encoding vWA domain-containing protein, whose amino-acid sequence MRKRYTGFVLPLLLAVAWAACIPAQQPQGAPPPIERYRFVFLVDTSGSMMGLGDGKAVIFPKVQAELVRFLRTLPASEVVFVPFHQGPQGERRFRLPDELGQAVAYVQNLKANGQNTWIYRTLMSVLRSTSSREGVATIYYIFTDGIDNDRQGPYRMADVVRTLRLQQGPYDWVYYIALGVSVPEEVRQGLGSLPRTRIQEAGVGEVPTLGAYTFKPAVLQLGNLLQTPEARVEVALEAQGRPRPLRLVVDDASLQKQGAFLEVSPNRLEAGNRTLTFRLRGQGLREGEYTAWLCLEAAEGTLVRPEAIPLRFAYHPPAAYTLTPENPPERLELRPGESATLQYRLEGNAWAREPLSLNIEVPQGLEATLNGQEGPVGLKPGERLEVRLTNQGLTPGQSVQPSFQAQAPSGSQLGPLPPMPPVTQPKTLWERLLDYWWLLLPLLLLLLYLRSRWLAAQRPWGEAQYVGPPPDCPQERLRLKRRVDLGRLDRNLQGVQIYPQGGEVGLTLPPHLSAKSLLGGRRPLPLENGETFSYGTPVYFYGDNPNQEIASLTVYPLRGESYGNEKA is encoded by the coding sequence ATGAGAAAGCGTTACACGGGGTTTGTATTGCCGCTGCTGCTGGCGGTGGCCTGGGCTGCTTGCATCCCCGCGCAACAGCCCCAGGGCGCGCCCCCACCCATCGAGCGGTACCGCTTTGTGTTTCTGGTAGATACCTCTGGCTCCATGATGGGCCTGGGGGACGGGAAGGCGGTTATTTTTCCCAAGGTGCAGGCCGAGCTGGTGCGTTTTCTGAGAACCCTGCCCGCCTCGGAGGTGGTGTTTGTGCCCTTCCACCAGGGGCCCCAGGGGGAGCGCCGCTTCCGCCTGCCCGATGAGCTGGGTCAGGCGGTGGCCTATGTACAGAACCTGAAGGCCAACGGACAGAATACCTGGATCTATCGCACCCTGATGAGCGTTTTGCGCTCCACCTCCTCCAGAGAAGGGGTGGCCACCATCTACTACATCTTTACCGACGGCATTGACAACGACCGCCAGGGGCCTTACCGCATGGCCGACGTGGTGCGAACCCTTCGGCTCCAGCAAGGGCCCTACGACTGGGTGTACTACATCGCCCTGGGGGTTTCCGTCCCCGAAGAGGTACGGCAGGGTTTGGGCAGCCTACCTCGTACCCGCATCCAGGAGGCGGGGGTGGGGGAGGTGCCCACCCTGGGGGCCTACACCTTCAAGCCGGCGGTGCTCCAGCTTGGTAACCTGCTGCAAACCCCCGAGGCCCGGGTGGAGGTGGCCCTCGAGGCCCAGGGACGGCCCCGGCCTCTGCGCCTGGTGGTGGACGATGCGAGCCTGCAGAAGCAGGGGGCCTTCCTGGAAGTGTCCCCCAACCGCCTGGAGGCGGGCAACCGCACCCTGACCTTCCGCCTGCGGGGCCAGGGCCTCCGGGAAGGGGAGTACACGGCCTGGCTCTGCCTCGAGGCCGCCGAGGGCACCCTGGTGCGCCCGGAGGCCATCCCGCTGCGCTTCGCCTACCACCCCCCTGCTGCCTACACCCTGACCCCCGAGAACCCCCCCGAGCGGCTGGAGCTGCGCCCTGGGGAGAGCGCCACCCTCCAGTACCGGCTGGAGGGCAACGCCTGGGCCCGGGAGCCCCTCTCCCTGAACATCGAGGTTCCCCAGGGTCTCGAGGCCACCCTGAACGGGCAGGAGGGCCCTGTGGGGCTGAAGCCGGGGGAAAGGCTCGAGGTGCGCCTCACCAACCAGGGCCTGACCCCCGGGCAGAGCGTGCAGCCCAGCTTCCAGGCCCAGGCCCCCTCCGGCAGCCAGCTCGGCCCCCTCCCCCCCATGCCCCCTGTGACCCAGCCCAAGACCCTGTGGGAGAGGCTTCTGGACTACTGGTGGCTTTTGCTCCCCCTTCTTTTGCTCCTCCTCTATCTCCGTTCTCGTTGGTTGGCTGCCCAAAGGCCCTGGGGCGAAGCCCAATACGTCGGTCCTCCTCCCGACTGTCCGCAAGAACGCTTGAGGCTGAAGAGGCGGGTGGACCTGGGGCGGTTGGACAGGAACCTCCAGGGCGTGCAGATCTATCCCCAGGGCGGTGAGGTGGGCCTGACCCTCCCTCCCCACCTGAGCGCAAAGAGCCTGCTGGGGGGACGGAGACCGTTGCCCTTGGAAAACGGCGAAACGTTCTCGTACGGCACACCCGTTTACTTCTACGGGGACAATCCTAACCAAGAGATTGCAAGCCTTACCGTTTACCCCTTAAGAGGGGAGTCTTATGGAAACGAAAAAGCTTAA
- a CDS encoding HepT-like ribonuclease domain-containing protein has translation MSDRELIREVILQILTAIGRIERRAAGISQASDFVSSDAGYDMLDAIGMMLIAIGESCKNLDKITGGELLAQYPDVDWKGVKGMRDVISHHYFDINPEIVFAVCRKQIPVLKRTFEAMLADLGSTTPTNR, from the coding sequence ATGTCTGACCGTGAGTTGATCCGGGAGGTTATCTTACAGATTCTGACGGCCATTGGCCGCATCGAGCGCCGGGCAGCGGGCATCTCCCAGGCTAGCGACTTCGTGTCGAGCGATGCGGGATACGACATGCTCGACGCCATCGGTATGATGCTCATCGCTATCGGCGAGAGCTGTAAGAACTTGGACAAAATCACTGGGGGCGAGCTACTGGCTCAGTACCCCGATGTGGACTGGAAGGGGGTCAAGGGAATGCGCGACGTTATCAGTCACCACTATTTCGACATAAACCCCGAGATTGTTTTTGCCGTTTGTCGCAAGCAGATTCCGGTGCTCAAGAGAACCTTTGAGGCAATGCTGGCGGACTTGGGGTCAACTACCCCCACCAACCGGTAG